The Larus michahellis chromosome 18, bLarMic1.1, whole genome shotgun sequence genome contains the following window.
cccccccccccccgcgcctcaTAGGGCAGCTCAGGGCATTGAGGTGGTGCTGGGACCTGGTGGTGTCCCCGGGGCTGTCACTGTCCGGTCCCTCACCTCGTCTGCCAGGTCCCCGTCAGCCCCAAACAGCTTCTGGAGGCGGCAGGCCTGCGGAATGAGGATAAAGCCAGAGAGGGGCTGGTCATGGgggccccccccaccctgcgGGGATCCCAGAGCCACCCTGTCCCAccgctcccccccctccaggggACACCCCGCACCCCCATCGCCCGGCCCagcccgcgggggccgggggagaCACCGAGGGCCCCATGGCAGAGACCTcgccccaccccctccccggagACCCCAAACCTCCCACTGGGCCGGGCCCACCCCACGAGGACCCCAAACGTGTGTCCCGGTCCCGGTCACCATGGCAGCAGCGCGGCCCAGGCGGCGGAGGCGGAGGCGGAAGTGTCCTGGGCCGGGCCGCGACCCCGCGGCCCAAGGAGAGCACGGCTCCTTTAAGGGCGCCGCGCCGCCAGTCGGAGGGCAGAAATGCGGCCGCGCCTCTTAAAGGGGAGGTGGCACCGTCCGTCCCTCAGTCCCTCGGcccgcccctccccagccccgggggtccCTCCCGCTCACCCCCCCGCGTGTGTCCCCGCGTGTCCcctgcgcacacgcgtgtgccccgcGCGGCCCCGCCGGCTGACTCagcgccgccccggcccgccgtGATTCATCCCCGCACGTCCCCGCGGGGGGACCGGTCCCCCATCACCACCCCGACCTCCCCGGCTgtcacgcacacgcgtgtgcaactGCACGAGCAGTGACGGCAGCCGGCGGGGCGAGCACACGCGTGTGTGAGTGTGTCTTGCCCACCAACGCCCTGCGTGTACTCACACGCGTGTGCAGCTGCACACCAGCCCGTCACACGCGCGTGCCCAGGGGTATGTGGCTGCACACAGGCCTCCGTGCACAGAGCGCATGTGTGCCACTGCACACACATTTGTCACaggtgcacacacacgtgtgtgatTCCCTGCCAGCATGTTCCATGCACGTTCACACACATGGATTCACATACGTGCAAGAGCAATCACACACCAGCTTCTGgtgcatgcacatgtgtgtgcagcTGCATACCAACCCGTGGCACACATGGATGTGCCGTTGCATGCCAGCCTgtcacacacactcacacatgtGAGGCTGTTACATGCGTCTGTGCCTTTGCGCACCTACCCACAGCACACGCAGGCTCATACGTGTGTCGTTGCACACCAGCCTAGGGTGCACGCATACTCAGGTTGTGTGCTATTGCACGCTAATTTATCTCACACGCACATCATTGCACATTGCCATGTGGGTCATTGCACACCAGCCTACAGTGCACACACGCTCAGGTGTGTGCTGCTGCATGGTAGCTTATCACACACTCCCGCATGTGCTATTGCACACCAGCCTGCAGCTCACATATGCGCTCATATGTGTGTTATTCCACACTAGCATGTGACACAAGCTCCTGTGCCCTCACATGTGTGCCATTGTACGTCAGCCTGTAGCACACACGCTTTTACATGTGGGTCATTGCACAGTAGTGCACAGTGCACACTCACGTGTGTGTTACTGCACACCAACCTGTGGTGGgcacacacacactcttacaTGTGTGCCATTGCACACCAGCACATGGTGCACGCTCACACACGTGCCACTGCACACCAGTGTGTAGCACACACACTCTTACACATGGGTTATTGCACAGTAGTGCACAGTGTGCACTCACACGTGTGTCAATGCACACCAACAAGCAGTATGCACACACGCGCACACTTACCTGTACGTCAGTGCACATTAGCAGATGGCATGCACACTCACGTGTGTGCACTCCACACTGACCTATAGCTTACATGCACACTCACATGTGTGCCATTGCACACTACCACATGATGCACTCACTTGCACTTGTGCTGTTGTGCACCAACATGCCGCGTGCATACATGCGCGTGCTCACGCATGTGTCATTGCACAGTTGTATATAGTGCACACTCATACGTGTGCCGTTACACACCAGCCTGTAATGCACACACACTCTTACACGTGGATCATTGTGCAGTAGTGCACAGTGTATGCTCACATGTGTGTGTTGTTGCACACTAACATGTGACACACTCACAGCTGTGTGCTACTACACACGAGCATACTTATGCACACGTGTGCACTATTTCACAAAAACAGATGAAACACGTGAAACAGTGGCACATGTGTTGTTGCCCACTGGTACATGACACACGCCCAGACACACACGCGCATcactgcacacacagacacaatcACACGCGTGTCACTGCACATGCACGCGGAGACACAAACACACGTACACATGCGTGTCATTGCACGCACGGTGACACAatcacacacacacgtgtgtgacacacccccaccccctcatCCCCGGCTCCTTTAagccccacccccccacaccccgcgccgcgccccgcccccagggaagggggggggagtcTATTTTTAGCGCAGGGTTCCGTCACGTGATGGCGAGTGACGTCACCGAATGTTGTTGTCGGGGCGGGCGGGGCCCCGCTGCAAAGAtggaggggcggcggggcgcgcgcggggcggcgcggccgggcacCGCGCAGGTACGATGGGGGGGCACGATGGCGGGGGGGAGCGCCTGTGATCGGGGGGACGGGAaacggggggggagggggggcagcgagcggtgcggggcagggggagcggcggggcagtgggggggggacacacgacgtGCAacgtgggggggaggggagtcGGTGCGGCGGGAGGGGGCACCGGAGGGGGGGCCGCAgcgcggggagcgggcgggggggggtcgtGCAGCGGGGCTTGCGCGGTGCAATGGGAGGGGGCCCCTGTGCAGTGTTGGGGGGACATGCCTTGTCGGGGGGGCTCTGTACAgtgttggggggggtccccgtgcaATGGGAGGTGGGGGAAATATGCGGCTGGGGGGGCCTGTGCgccagcgcggcggcggctctgCAGCGCGGACCGTttgccggcgggggggggggcccgctGCACCGCACCGGGCTCGGGTCTGCCGGTGGCTCTCCCCGACCTTTTCCGCCACCCCATTTCCCCCCGCCGCGGGGTCTGTCGCGTCGCTGGGGAGCCGAGCGTGGGCCCCACGAGTGGCCCCTCCCGACCCCTATCTTGGGGGGAGGCGCTGCAGCACCGGGGGCCTCGCAGCGGGGGGGGCCCGGGTCAGCGCCGGGTGTCCCCCCGCTCCCGTGGGGCTGGGTCGGACACCGCTAGAAGAGGCccttggggtggggtgggggggatgcccTTATAGGGTGGCACCGCGGGAGGGTCCTGGGCACCGGGCTCCccctttgtgccccccccccccccttttcttgcAGAGCCTTGTGTAAcgccgccggccccccgccccccccatcttGGTGGGGGTCCCCTTTCccggggggcagcagaggggccGCATTCTGCCCGCAGATGCTCCAgtgctgggggcggggagggggacacagtGCTGGATTTGGCCCTGCACACAtgtgctggggtttggggggacTAAGAGGGGGGTCACCCCATGGAGCCGGATCCGTCCCTTGGCTCTGCCGTTGGGTGGATGCTCAGGACCTTGTGGGGACACACGACACCCCCCCATGATGCTGGATCCAGCCCTTGGCTCCGGGATGCTCTGGGGGACCCCCAGTTTGGTGCCGAGGagggtgtgtgtgcatgtgtgtgttttcctGGGGGGGGAACACTGGGTGCTGATGGTGCTTGGTCCCCGCAGGGCTCCCAGGCGGTGcgggcacagccccagcaccccagctgGTGCTGACGGCCCCCCCAGACAGCCACCTCTGCACATCCCCCCGCCTCTGCTGTCACCCACTGGCCACCATGGACCCCCAGAGCGACACAGGTGAGagcgggggacatgggggtgggggggatgctgcACCCAACCGGGTACCCTGCATATGGGGGTCAGGTCCCTGCTGTGACCCTGGGCACCCCGCCCAGTTCATCACCCATCGGCGGGATGGAGACCGATGTGACCCGGGACGGCACATAAACGCCGCGTGCCCGCCACTGCCACCGCCGCCGTCATTAGCACCCGTGTGGGTGTCACCGCGCGAGACGGGCGCGTGTGGAGTGGCGGCGGGCGCTgtgcccagccacccccccccccttccctgatTACCCtggaccccccccggcacccactcGCCACGGGGGGAAActgaggtgggagctggggtcACCGCCGTCCCCCCAGTGTGGCACGGGTCACATGCAGTGGCTCCTTTGGCTCTTTACGGGTGAAACGTGGTGGCACCACTCGGCGATGGGTCCCTGTGGACCCCGGGATGCGGGTCCCCTCGGTGACATCCCGTGGGGACAGCCTGGGTGACCGCGAGCCGCCACGAAGGCCGTGCCCGCGCTGCATCGCCTGGCTCCTCGTCAACGCCGCCCTGTAATTAGCCCGGTGGGAATTCCAGTGACATCTGGACGCGTCCCCGACGTTCAGCCGGGGACAAGTGGCTCCACCAATCCCCGTGGCCACCTGCAGCCTTGGGGGTGCTcgggaggggaaactgaggcacgtggCGGTGGCAGAGCCACTCTGTCCcactggctggggctggggactcGCCGTCAGTTTAGGACGAGGCAGGGGGAGGGTGTCCCCTCTGTCTGCCCCCAGCGCTGCCGCTGCCCGTTTGCTGCCAGTTGGTATTTTTGGAGCGGCCGCAGGGCGGGAGCGGTGCCCAACCgtgcctggcacggggctggCACACGGcatggtggcactgggggggtgggggggacgcgaCACATGGCCCCGCCACCTCTGCTCGTCCCCACCACGCTTTCCTCTGTGTCCCCTTCCTGGCTGTGGCTGAGCCTGGGGGAGGCTTTTGTGGGGATGAAGGCCTGCAGCGGGTGTGATGAGTTGGGCAGGTCTCAGCTGGGCATCCCCTGTTGGCTGTGTCCCTCACGTGTGTCATGTCCTCCCCCAAGCCTGAGGGTCcccctttgggtgctgggggtcccccaGTGCTCCCCGATCACAGCCCCTTTCCCATGGGGCTGCGCTGTGGAGGGGGTCCTGGCGAGGGTCACGTGGGCGGTGCTGCCATCCCTGGGGGCATAGGtgccctgctccttccatccctccccctGCTTGGGGGGGTCCTCATCCCcctgagggggtgtgtgtgtcccctcatCCTAAAGACGTACCACTGCCTCTCCAAGGGGCTGCCAGCACTGgtgtgcctggggcaggggggaaggtcTGGCAGCCGGGAGGGCTCGGTGCGTGCCCGGGGGGGTCCGGCAGCTGAGAGGGCTCATTCCCGTGGCCTCCTGCCCGCTGGCGGCACCAGAAATAGCTGGGCTGACGTCAAGCCCCAGagcaccccggggggggcgggcagggggccacgggggggtggggggggtagcCCATAAATATCCTAGCTATTAAAAGTCTCGGCTTGGGATTAAGGTGCTGGTAAATAAACGTggctgctgccggcgggggggTTTACACACGGCTAGTGGGGTGTGGgagggtccccatccctggggggtgggggcgtgtccccccctcagcccattgtcacccccagccctgctgagctgctttgGGTCACTGATCCGGCAGAAGATGTGCTAAATTGGTGTCTGTGCCCCCCACCGGCTTAGGGACCCCCGACCCCCCTGGGGGATCCTGGTGGGGGGGTCCCATCTGGGAGGGGCCCTTGCCTTCGCTTTCCCAGGGCAGGGACTAATCCCCCTTTGTGTATCCCAGATTTTATTCCCGGCAGTGCTGATGCGGATTAACGTCCCTGGCAATTAGGGGCTTGGagaggatggggtggggggatggggggcaggtCGTGGGGATCCTAGCCCTGCTGCGAGTTGTTTccgcccgcccccccacccccagcaggggcagcccctctccccccatccccgaAGCAGTTTGGGTGCAGGCGCCGTGGTCCCCGCATGTCCCCGGAGGGGGCTGTATGgcacgggggggacacatggCGCACCCCATCCCACGGGAGCCATGGTGGCCCCCCCCGGGCACGCTGCCCTATTTATAGACGACTCCTCCTGTGCGCCAGCTATTTCCAGGCGCCAGAGAGAAGAGCCCGGCgggaggatgggggggacaggacgcggggggggggctgtgggtggggggggggggcacccagccccaCCCTGCCCAGGATGGGGGGGCTAGATctgctcccctcacccccacctcCGGGGGATGCTTGGTGCCCCCCTGGCTGGCAGctcccccatccccctgtgctaaGGAGGGGGCTGGACTGGGGGCACtgaggctgtggggaagggggggacatgcCCCAGGGCCCCCCCTCGGCGATGCTGCAGCCCATTTGTGAGAGGGATGGGGGTTTTTCCACAGAGGGGGGGTCCAGCCGTGAGCCCTCGCTGGAGCTCCTGTCCCATGCCCAGCTCCACgccaccctccctgccccaggtgagtgctgggggggttgggggggcagaccccctcccccctcccaaatCCGGTGGCATCCCACCTGGTcctgtccccatgtgtcccctcGTGTTGGGACATTTTGGCTGCGTGTCCTGTACCCTCCCAGGGCTCTCCTGAACCCACGGTggtcctggctgtgctgggggggggtcatggCATCTCCCTGCTGATGGGGGGGGCATAtttgggtggtgggtgctgttgtggtggcacatggggacaggggtgggtgCAGACAAGTGGCTGTGGTCTGTCACCGGGGGGGAGGGCTGCGAAGGGGTACGGTGAGACAGTGCGAGGGGGGACACACCCCCTCATACGGGTGTGCAAGGGGGGGTACTGCTCTGCTTGCGATGGCAGTGGTGTTCcagcccccccgtgtccccattaCCTACAGGACCCCCCCACATTGCACCCCCATGGGGATAGTGCCAGCCATGTCAGGGGGACATCCTACACTGGCCTGGGAGCActttggtttgggggggtttgtgggCACCGAAGGGTTAAGCAGCCCCCGTGCATCCCAGGGGGACGGGGTGGtggcccccccccggcagggTGGTGGCCCCGGCCCCTCGCCAGCCCAAAGCCACTTCTGAGCCCCTAAGTGGAGGtttggctggggctgggctcacTCCTGCCCTGGCCCCTCCCGGGGCTATTTTTAGTCCCCCTCCCACCCACTCCCCCCAGCACTGGGTGCTGCCGACCCCTCTCCTTGCACACCAACACCCACTGGGGTGGTTTTGCACCCCCCCAAAGTGAGGGGCTGTCAGAtcttggggagctgcaggggcacccccttcccccccccccatacaaacctgccttcccccccctccctgagcgtggggcagccccagggccacccccccAGGGCTGAatggggatggtgagggggggttgggggttcCCCCTGTCCCACGGCCCCTCTTACATGTCGAGGGGGGGCTGGCACTAACTGTGGGGTCTGGTACATACTGGGGGGGCTGCTTGGTGCTGGGTGTCCTGATTGGTACTGGGGAagggggctggcactgggggcACTTTTTTTAAggggggctggcactggggggactggtTGTCACTGGGGAGTGCAGCGTGGTACTGGGGAAGGGGGGCTGGCAGGTTTTTGGGGAgctggcagtggggagggggggctggcagagccgggggggggttggtgcCCGAGCTCCGCGGCTTGGTGACGTCCGCGGGTCTGTCCTGGGCACACGTCAGTGCCCGACGTGCAGCCGCGGcgtgtgccggggggggggggggctggggcgcATTAGCATGCAGCAcatgcccccccgcccccgccttccTGTTTGCGTGGAGATGGgatgcccccccccgccccggtacccctctgtgcgggggggggacacacagggggcCTGGATGCCTCGGTTTATTTGCTACTGGAGAAGGGGATGTGtgttcctccccccctccccgttttcTTTGGATGCTTGGTGGATGCTGTCGGGTTTATGCCTATCTGTAGGTTGGGGCTTTAGCGGACATGCTCTGGGGGGGGGCTCAATCCTGCCCACCCCCGGCTGCCCTCTGGGCTGTTTGTTGCAGATGTGGGGGCTTGGCTTGGGGTGACTGCCCCTGTTTTTTGAGTGTGGGGGGAAACCAAAGCACAGGGACGATCTAGAGTGGCTTGGAGCTGGTGGGAgaccccccgggagccccccaactgccccccgtTGCTGGGAATGCCCAGCCAGCCCCCTGAGCAtgccccagctgcccccccaTTGCCAGGACAGCCCCCCATCTGCCCTCTAactgcccccaccccccaatccAGGGACACCCCCAAACTACCCCCTAAGGGTGCCCTAGCTGTCCCCCATCACCTGGACAGCCCCCCCAGCTTCTCCCTAACTGCCCCCGCACCAGGACACCTCTAAACTATCCTCTAAACATGTTCCAGGTTCCCCCCACTCCCGGGATACCCCAGACTCCCCCCTAGCTGCCTCCCATCCCTAGGCCATCCCCAAACTGCCCCTAAGCCTGCCCAGCTTCCCCTATATCTGGGACACCCCCAGACTGCTCCCAGCGCCCCCATCCCTGGGACACCCCCAGACTGCCCCCCCTGAGCCTGTGGGTGCCCGCAGGGGCGGAGGGGCCGGCAGAGGTGTGTGGGGCACCCGAAGCGTGCGGGGAGCGCCGGGGGCCAGGGCTGGATGCGGCGGCGCGGGAGCGGCAGCTGCAGCGGGAGCTGCTGGCcctcaagcagcagcagcagctccagaagCAGCTGCTCTTCGCCGAGTTCCAGAAGCAGCACGAGCACCTCACCCGCCAGCATGAGGTCCAGCTCCAGAAGCACCTCAAGGTGGGCTGGGGGCGATGGAGCCGGTGGGGCACCACCTGTTTGGGGTGCTGGAGATGTGGGGCATCACCTGTCTGGGGTGATGGAGCCATGGGGTAAGACCTCCCGGGTGCAGGAGCCAttgggggcaggctgggggtgaTGGAGCCGTGGGGCATCACATTCCTAGGGGTGCTGGAGCTGTGGGGTGTCCTACCTCAGGGTGACGGAGCTACAAGGGGGGGATCAGGGTGGGGTGTCACGTACCCCCTCAGCCCCTGATGCATggaggggggtgggagatggggggtgcccatccccgagccccccccggctccatccccacagcagcagcaggaagcgcTGGCCGCCcggcggcagcaggagctggagcagcagcggcagcgggaGCGGCAGGAggccctggagcagcagcagcgcctgGAGCAGCTCCATGCCCTGCGCACCAAGGACAAGAGCCGCGAGagtgagctggggggggacacgtcgGGAGGGGGAGGCTGGTTGGGACCAGGGGGGCTGGATGGGACTGGTGAGCAGagaaggggactggggggcaaTAGGGACTATGGGGGCTGGGGTGatatggggcactggggggcggATGTGTGTGtcccagtggggctgggggctgtctgTATgtgctgtgtgtgtcccccccatcccagctgtcccccccgccccaggtgcCATAGCCAGCACAGAGGTGAAGCTGAAGCTGCAGGAGTTCCTGCTCAGCAAGACGAAGGAGCCGGGCACCGGCCCCCCCAACCattccctcccccagcaccccaaatgtTGGTAGGTCAGACACACAaacccccccccacttcccccaaacccagacacacacacccccccctcccccccagagtggggccgggggggggacgacccagGCGTCCTAGCGGGGTCTCTGCTGCCTTcgccccccactccctccccccccaccagggCTCACCACACCTCGTTGGACCAGAGTTCCCCCCCCCAGACCGgcagcccggggacccccccatccTACAAACTCCCCCTCCTCGGCACCTACGACGGCCGGGATGATTTCCCGCTCCGCAAAACCGGTGGGTGCCGGAGCGCCAGCGGGaagaggttggggggggcacggggttGCCGGGAGCCATACCGGGGCTAACGCCGCTTCCGGGtaccccccccccggtgtcccgtccgccccccccgcagcctccgAACCCAACCTGAAAGTGCGCTCGCGGTTAAAACAGAAGGTGGCGGAGCGGAGGAGCAGCCCCCTCCTGCGCAGGAAGGACGGCACCGTCATCAGCACCTTCAAGAAGCGCGCCATCGAGATCACGGGTGAGCCCCGCCCTGCGgaccctgcctcagtttccccaggttGCCGGctggccccccccctcccccctcagTGATGGGGGCTGCCAGCAGGGACACGGGGTCCTCCCCCGGCTGCCGGGGCATGGACATGTTCCTGCAACATGTGTGTGATTGTGTAATGTGTGCATACATGTGCTTGTGGACATACGTGCTTGTGCCACGTGTGCGCACACATTTGATTCTGTagcgtgtgtgcacacatgtgctTGTGTACAGACATGCTTGTGCAACATGTGTCCACAAATGTTCTTGTGCACAGATGTGCTTGTGGAATACACATGTGCCTGTGCACAGACACGCTTATTCAACACGTGCACATGTGCTTGTGCAGCCTGTGTGCACACGGGTGCTGGTGCACAGATACGGTTGTGCAACGTGTGTGCGCACATCTGCTTGTGCACATACATGCTTGTCCAGCACGGGTGCACAGATGTGTATGTGCTACATGAGTGCGCAGGTGCGTTTGCGCACATATATATGGTTGTGTGACATGAGTACACACGTGTGCTTGTGCACATGCACGGTTGTGCAacatgtgtgcatatatatgcacacacatggtTGTGCaatatatgtgtacatatgcTGGTGTACAGACATGCTTGTGTAGCACATGCACATGGGTGGTTGTGCACAGATGTGTTTGTGCTACACAAACGTACATGTGCTTGTGCACACATAAGCTTGCATGACAAATGCACACGTATGCTTGTGCAACACGTGCACGTGTGCTACACGTGCCCATGCTTGCACATGCCTGTGCATGGGCACACGGTTGGTTTGCAGCGGCGcaggctgccccttccctggggcagtgtgtgctggcaggggacacggggacggtggCGTGTCCCCCCCTCACGCGGGTGGCCCCGCAGTGTCCTCGGTGTGCAGCAGCGCCCCCGGCTCCGGGCCCAGCTCCCCCAACAGCTCCCACAGCGCCATCGCCGAGAACGGCTTCACCGGCTCTGTCCCCAACATCCACGCGGAGGTAGGAGCCGCcgggggcacacgcgtgtgcggggcGTGTGCGGTGAGTGCTCagcgtgcacacgtgtgtgctgCGAGCATGCTCAGGGTGCACATGTGCATTAAGGTGTGCGCTATTGGTGTGCTCATGGTGCACATGTATGGTCAGGTGTGGGCTGTGAGCATGTTTAGGGTGCACATGTGCATTCAGGTATGTGCTGTGTGTACAGGGTGTACATGTGTGTACAGGTGTGTGCTCTGTGTTCAGGGTGCACATATATGTTCAGGTGTGTGCTGTGTGTATGCTCAGGTTGCACATGTGTCCATATACGTAGCCAGGGTGTGTGTTCAGTGAGCACACATGTGTTCAGGTGTGTGTTATTAGCATGCTCAGGGTGCACATACATGCTTGTGTATGCTGTGAGTATGTTCAGGGTGCACATACATGTTTGGGTATGTGCTATAAGCACCCTCAAGGTGCATGTATATGTTCAGGGCGACCACGTGTGTTCAGCTGTGTGCTGTGAGCGTGTTCAGGGTACACGCATGTTCATGTGTGCAGCCAGGGTGCGTGCTCAGGGTGCACACGTGTTCAGGTGTGTGGAACCAGGGTACTCAGTGGGCACATGTATATTCAGGTGTGTGCTGTCAGCGTGTTCAGGGTGCCCCTGTGTTCACATGTATGCTGTGAGTGTGCTCCGGGTACACGTGTGTTCAGGTATGCGCAGACAGGGTGTGTGCTCAGTGTGTGCGTGCAGGCGTGTGATACGAGCATGCTCAGGTCACACACATGTGTTCAGATGCATGCAGGCAGCGTGTTCAGCGCACACATGTGTGCTCAGATGCGTGCAGCCGGTGTGTGCACGTTTGGGGTGCACGTGTGTGCTCAGGCGCGTGCAGCCGGTGTATGCTCCCAGGTCGTGCATGCCCATGGCATGTGTGGGCACATGTGTGCCCGTGCTCATGGCATGTGCCTGGTGTGTCCTCCcgccccacagcagctcctgccccagcaccgagccctgacGCTGGACGGCGCCAGCCAGCTCAGCCTCTACacgtccccgtccctccccaacatctccctggggctgcaggccacCGTCACCGTCACCAACTCCCACCTCAACGTGAGTGGGGCTGGCACGGGGACCTGCAACACTATAGCGGGGGTGTGGGGACCCCCATggtggggtggcacagggacctGGAATCTCATAGTGGGGGATGTGTGGACCCCATGGGGATGGCATAAGGACCTGGAACCCCAAAAGGTCAATATGGGGGCCTTGCGCACCGTGGGGTGGTACGTGGACCTGGAACCCTGTGGGGGGTGTTTGGGGACCCCATGGGGAGGTGGTACAGGCAGCTGGAATCCTATGGGGGGGATGTGGGCACCCCATGGGGAAGTGGCACAGGGACGTGGAACCCCAAAGGGTCGATATGGGGACCCTGCGCCCTGTGGGGAGGCACAGGGACCTGGAACCCATAGGGTGGCAGTGGGGACCCCGCAGTGAAGTGGAATGAGGACCTGGAACTCCAAAGGGTCGATGTGGGAACCCAGCACCCCATATGGTGTCTGGGAACCTGCAGCCCTACAGGGGCCACGTAGGGACGCTGTGGGGGGTGGCACAAAGACCTGATGTCCCATAGGGGTGGCCTGGGGACCTGGCACCTCGCAGGCTTGGCGTGGAGACCCTGTGCCTGTGGGGTGACTGTAGGGCAGGAGGGGGGGCTCCAAGTCAGGAACCCCAGCATCTGgtccccccatatccccccaggCTGggtttgtgcctcagtttccctgcggGAGAGAAGCTGAGGCTCATGGGGGGAGGACTGGCAgcaccccactgtccccaggtCAGGGTGCTCCCAGTCTGGGGGGCACAGGGTTGGGATGGGGGTGTCACCCAGCACCTTGAGGGCTGGGTGGCAGCATCCCTCTTCCCCCTGCAGttgagggctggggtggtggggttggAGCCGGGGGGACACAGTGCCATTCTCTGTCCCCACAGGCGTCCCCCAAGCTGTCACCGCAGGCGGAGGCTGAGCGGCCAGCTGTGGCCACCCTGCGCCCTGGGGCCGCCCTCACTGGCAAGTTCCTGAGCACGTCCTCCATCCCGGGCTGCCTGCTGGGGGTGGCCCTGGAAGGAGAccctcccgccggccccgcgtCCCTGCTGCAGCACGTCCTGCTGCTGGAGCAAGCGCGCCAGCAGAGCACCCTCATTGCTGGTGAGTCCcctgc
Protein-coding sequences here:
- the HDAC5 gene encoding histone deacetylase 5 isoform X13 → MLLSGRAGPRCKDGGAAGRARGGAAGHRAGLPGGAGTAPAPQLVLTAPPDSHLCTSPRLCCHPLATMDPQSDTEGGSSREPSLELLSHAQLHATLPAPGAEGPAEVCGAPEACGERRGPGLDAAARERQLQRELLALKQQQQLQKQLLFAEFQKQHEHLTRQHEVQLQKHLKQQQEALAARRQQELEQQRQRERQEALEQQQRLEQLHALRTKDKSRESAIASTEVKLKLQEFLLSKTKEPGTGPPNHSLPQHPKCWAHHTSLDQSSPPQTGSPGTPPSYKLPLLGTYDGRDDFPLRKTASEPNLKVRSRLKQKVAERRSSPLLRRKDGTVISTFKKRAIEITVSSVCSSAPGSGPSSPNSSHSAIAENGFTGSVPNIHAEVGAAGGTRVCGACALLPQHRALTLDGASQLSLYTSPSLPNISLGLQATVTVTNSHLNASPKLSPQAEAERPAVATLRPGAALTGKFLSTSSIPGCLLGVALEGDPPAGPASLLQHVLLLEQARQQSTLIAVPLHGQSPLVTGERAGSVRTVSKLPRHRPLSRTQSSPLPQSPQALPHGALPHGTLQHHFLDKQQVQLGKLLPKAGELARQPPTHPEETEEELTEQQSPPPGDGVPPGPPVAIASPDASDPPERLQDPEMPHEEPGDSGDEAEGSGVSDVTELGVTYKQVFPEAPLQLYPAPTLGILALPHPALARTQSSPASAAIKPPAPDGPPKHLFTTGVVYDTFMLKHQCTCGNTNIHPEHAGRIQSIWSRLQETGLLGKCERIRGRKATLEEIQTVHSEHHTLLYGTSPLNRQKLDSKKLLGPISQKMYAVLPCGGIGVDSDTVWNEMHSSSAVRMAVGCLVELAFKVAAGEIKNGFAVIRPPGHHAEESTAMGFCFFNSVAISAKLLQQKLSVGRILIVDWDIHHGNGTQQAFYSDPNVLYISLHRYDDGNFFPGSGAPEEVGSGMGVGYNINIAWTGGVDPPIGDVEYLTAFSWSRWIRPCCSRSQT